The following are encoded together in the Xiphophorus hellerii strain 12219 chromosome 3, Xiphophorus_hellerii-4.1, whole genome shotgun sequence genome:
- the phactr4b gene encoding phosphatase and actin regulator 4B isoform X5 gives MNPGGANMPGTGDWRASSAVMENRDDETEQHHSTMVGEGGSTGDTTPPPKRKGKFSTIGKIFKPWKWRKKKSSEKFKETSEELERKMSTRRTRQELIEQGLLKEVPDNDGEAQNVKQSYVKNGHTLPVSGGGGVISSGRSPGNQVKLPGESDFRMHPGRLAQPEDHRGRSPSDRDRRGALCSRGTGLHEEVWRSGGVGAHVHGEGEWKSNLAWQGQSHAQKDEGRRGGRLHPNDGQRRPGLQKAPSEDGRRRPAEAEWKPTLPRHASAEEGRTRRESDSHFVPEVEALQDTLREPLPPKQSVMPPKWLMSSTPEPGNEGPPRTPSNHSATLYSSPSAGTSKPVRSVSSAGTSTHQPTPSTLMPSSQGTKQPPLPPPKPVNRNNAAMLGDFNQATGGASLHPAKPSPPMPPKRTTPVTKRNTEDSTPSHPVIPSPHSVEDHGILPVGFQLPPPPPSPPLPTHIPPSPPRQHMHTHHLHHQHSYPHPLPQPIPMLFDPPSPTVESPQRPAPVPLHIMIQRALSSPGPAQPHPDGAQRAHALLFETPPEYQADRGRPLPVSIQPLKLSEDDYSEEEEEEEDDEEEEEYDGEIPQPELEPRSRRCLVGDAGVCVLPGENSSEEEEEDEEDDERGQHDREDSDSDDQVAHKEEDSDEEDEPPLSALASRVKRKDTLALKLSSRPCAPDRDRFTQERSGREDQPPGQTGLTWQSREQWEAIRTQIGTALTRRLSQRPTAEELEQRNILQPKNQADRQAEVREIKRRLTRKLSQRPTVAELQARKILRFHEYVEVTEAQDYDRRADKPWTKLTPADKAAIRKELNDYKSTEMEVHEESRIYTRFHRP, from the exons ATGACGAAACGGAGCAGCACCACAGCACAATGGTGGGAGAGGGGGGCAGCACAGGGGACACTACCCCTCCCCCAAAGCGTAAAGGCAAGTTTTCTACCATTGGCAAGATCTTCAAACCCTGGAAGTGGCGGAAGAAGAAAAGCAGCGAAAAGTTCAAAGAAACATCCGAAG AACTGGAGAGAAAGATGTCGACTAGACGTACCCGACAGGAGCTCATAGAGCAGGGCCTGCTGAAGGAAGTCCCAGATAATG ATGGAGAGGcgcaaaatgtgaaacagtccTACGTTAAAAACGGCCACACACTTCCAGTCAGTGGGGGAGGAGGAGTCATCAGCAGTGGGAGGAGCCCAGGTAACCAGGTCAAACTCCCTGGAGAGTCAGACTTTAGGATGCACCCTGGGAGGCTCGCCCAGCCGGAGGACCACAGGGGCCGCTCTCCCTCAGACAGAGACCGCCGCGGAGCTTTGTGCTCCAGGGGCACCGGACTGCATGAGGAGGTGTGGAGAAGCGGGGGTGTGGGGGCACATGTGCATGGGGAGGGTGAATGGAAATCCAACTTGGCCTGGCAGGGACAGAGCCACGCTCAGAAGGATGAAGGCAGGCGCGGGGGCAGACTTCACCCCAACGATGGGCAGAGAAGGCCGGGGCTGCAGAAGGCCCCATCAGAGGACGGCAGGAGGCGGCCGGCAGAAGCAGAGTGGAAGCCGACGCTTCCTCGACATGCCTCTGCAGAGGAGGGAAGGACCCGCAGAG AGTCAGACAGCCATTTTGTACCTGAAGTGGAGGCGCTGCAGGACACTCTTCGTGAACCTCTGCCGCCTAAGCAGTCGGTCATGCCTCCGAAGTGGCTGATGAGTTCCACCCCTGAGCCTGGAAACGAGGGCCCACCTCGGACCCCGTCCAACCACTCCGCGACCCTTTACTCCTCTCCCTCCGCTGGAACTTCCAAACCCGTTCGATCCGTGTCTTCTGCGGGAACCAGCACGCATCAGCCTACACCTTCCACCCTGATGCCCTCCTCTCAGGGCACTAAGCAGCCTCCTCTGCCTCCACCCAAGCCTGTAAACAGGAACAACGCAGCCATGCTGG GCGACTTCAATCAAGCCACAGGGGGTGCGAGTCTTCATCCGGCTAAGCCCTCCCCTCCAATGCCTCCCAAGAGGACAACCCCGGTCACTAAGCGCAACACGGAGGACTCTACTCCGAGCCATCCCGTCATTCCGTCCCCGCACTCTGTGGAGGACCACGGCATCCTCCCCGTGGGCTTCCAGctgccccctcctcctccttccccaCCCCTGCCGACCCACATACCGCCCTCTCCGCCCCGCCAGCACATGCACACCCACCACCTCCACCATCAGCACTCCTATCCGCACCCACTTCCCCAACCCATACCGATGCTGTTTGACCCACCGAGCCCAACCGTGGAGTCGCCCCAGCGCCCCGCCCCCGTCCCGCTGCACATCATGATCCAGCGAGCGCTGTCCAGTCCTGGCCCGGCGCAGCCTCATCCAGACGGGGCGCAGCGGGCACATGCGCTACTTTTCGAAACCCCTCCTGAGTATCAAGCGGATCGCGGCCGACCTCTCCCTGTCAGCATTCAGCCTCTAAAGCT ATCTGAAGATGACTactcagaggaagaagaagaagaagaagatgatgaggaagaggaggagtacGACGGTGAAATCCCCCAGCCGGAGCTGGAGCCACGGAGTCGCCGCTGCCTGGTCGGGGATGCTGGTGTTTGTGTCCTTCCTGGGGAAAACAgtagtgaggaggaggaggaagatgaggaagacGACGAGCGAGGACAGCATGACAGGGAGGACAGTGATTCAGATGATCAGGTGGCCCATAAAGAGGAAGAttctgatgaagaggatgagCCCCCACTCA GTGCCCTGGCCAGCAGGGTCAAGAGGAAGGACACTCTGGCTCTGAAGCTGAGCAGCCGTCCCTGCGCCCCGGACAGGGACAGgttcacacaggagagaagcgGCAGAGAGGACCAGCCTCCGGGTCAGACGGGCCTGACCTGGCAGAGCAGGGAGCAGTGGGAGGCCATTCGTACACAGATTGGCACTGCACTCACACG GCGGCTCAGCCAGAGACCGACTGCTGAGGAGCTTGAGCAAAGGAATATCCTTCAGC CCAAAAATCAAGCTGATAGGCAAGCGGAGGTCAGGGAGATCAAACGGCGTCTGACCAGAAAG CTGAGTCAAAGGCCCACAGTCGCAGAGCTGCAGGCGAGAAAGATCCTGCGTTTCCACGAGTATGTGGAAGTCACAGAGGCCCAGGACTACGACAGGAGGGCGGACAAGCCATGGACCAAGCTGACTCCTGCAGACAAG GCCGCCATTCGAAAGGAGCTCAACGACTATAAAAGCACTGAAATGGAAGTTCATGAAGAGAGTAGAATTTACACAAG GTTTCATCGGCCTTAG